The following proteins are encoded in a genomic region of Leptospira fainei serovar Hurstbridge str. BUT 6:
- a CDS encoding lipase family protein — translation MPADDLYKPTNPSFQLGKKAVNIAQNVSVGTLEGVRSILAKSFEWTSVRLAEISGAPLIENSELASFLKKTGNSLQQAAEKTEEGLTRALESTAMAMQKALESLDGADSVVKKTLFENIPISSIVGDSFADFLTTSLIRPSFRLNGSDVGANEVVQDWKKSGLQNVIVCVPGLFCDEGLWNAKGEVTPSAIMVREGYYPIYVRFNPGAHISENGVALLTLLEELLSSPEFAERKLDFISFSQGGLIFRSALFLARQKGFPLSNRIRHALLISSPDGGSYIEKIGFWLGLGAESLPVFPVNLIGFIGNQRSDAMKDLSHGIIREEDWKNPNQISRYKQELYFNELDDVNATQVYSLVTEEEGNWSDWIGDGIVEKPSLVYLSERVYRKKPNPETRVWKLTGLSHYQIMTSSALKEILIRVLK, via the coding sequence ATGCCGGCAGACGATTTATACAAACCAACAAATCCTAGTTTCCAGCTCGGAAAAAAAGCCGTTAACATCGCCCAAAATGTTTCCGTTGGAACGTTAGAGGGAGTACGTTCTATCCTCGCGAAATCTTTTGAATGGACTTCGGTTCGTTTGGCTGAGATTTCCGGCGCTCCTTTGATTGAAAATTCCGAACTCGCCTCGTTTTTGAAAAAGACAGGGAACTCGTTGCAGCAAGCCGCCGAAAAGACCGAAGAAGGTCTAACAAGAGCGCTCGAATCCACTGCTATGGCAATGCAAAAGGCGTTGGAATCCTTAGACGGGGCCGATTCCGTCGTTAAGAAGACTCTATTCGAAAATATTCCCATCTCCAGTATCGTAGGAGATTCATTCGCCGATTTTCTCACGACCTCCCTGATTCGTCCTTCATTTCGGCTAAATGGCTCGGATGTAGGTGCCAATGAGGTAGTTCAAGATTGGAAGAAGTCGGGATTACAGAATGTTATCGTCTGCGTCCCGGGGTTATTCTGCGATGAAGGTTTATGGAATGCAAAAGGGGAAGTTACTCCATCTGCGATTATGGTTCGCGAAGGCTACTATCCGATTTATGTGCGTTTTAATCCCGGCGCTCATATTTCCGAAAATGGTGTCGCCTTATTGACGTTACTTGAGGAGTTATTATCCTCTCCGGAATTCGCGGAGCGAAAACTCGATTTTATTTCCTTCAGCCAGGGGGGACTCATTTTCCGAAGTGCATTATTCTTAGCTAGACAGAAGGGGTTTCCCTTATCGAATCGGATTCGACATGCGTTATTAATTAGTTCTCCGGACGGAGGATCCTATATAGAAAAAATCGGTTTTTGGCTGGGCTTAGGAGCGGAATCTTTGCCGGTATTTCCGGTAAATCTAATCGGCTTTATCGGGAATCAGAGAAGCGATGCCATGAAAGATTTGTCGCACGGAATTATTAGAGAGGAGGATTGGAAAAATCCGAATCAAATTTCAAGATACAAACAGGAGCTGTATTTTAACGAACTGGATGACGTTAACGCCACGCAGGTATATAGCTTAGTTACCGAGGAAGAAGGCAACTGGTCTGACTGGATCGGAGACGGAATCGTGGAGAAGCCGAGTTTGGTTTACTTGTCGGAGCGAGTCTATAGGAAGAAACCGAATCCGGAAACTAGAGTTTGGAAACTAACAGGATTATCTCATTACCAAATTATGACTTCGTCAGCTCTGAAAGAGATTCTGATCCGAGTCCTAAAATAA
- a CDS encoding lectin-like protein: protein MKRISIFLALFLLLTAGNSLFASRGAVVPNPIDLFEKSPEAKAISIQRQIQIETNLPAHKALFYGTHNSYNSKAYAGPFFSYSFPNQQYSIGDQLRLGARFIELDVHYVLGAHFAKDFLLCHAQASGIGCNVFDRPVGNGLAEIQNWITQPQNRNEVLVLYFEDYLDNRADQFLGIVRSYLDPYLHQYSSGSCGDIPSPDNMPKLKDLVASNRRILLMSNNCYSGAWNNYFKRIFFGDYSIHPKDFRGYPDCNWSRSTYDSSMTRIYNDSTNYFGIYDGAKETGTFTNANIPQMLSCGISVFGIDQFNPDFAKLGLWSWGVGEPNNYNNNEHCAQIRSDGRWNDNNCSAGFRYACKDGNGNWAITDDSGVWSNGRNACSSRGWQFSAPLTPYESTKLQEAKNSKGASDVWVDLTDQYREGYWERGR, encoded by the coding sequence ATGAAGAGAATTTCTATATTTCTGGCCCTATTCTTGCTTCTTACCGCCGGCAATAGCTTGTTCGCAAGCAGAGGAGCGGTCGTACCAAATCCGATCGACTTATTTGAAAAATCGCCGGAAGCAAAAGCAATCTCGATTCAAAGACAAATTCAAATCGAAACGAATCTGCCTGCGCATAAAGCCCTCTTTTACGGAACGCATAATTCTTATAATAGCAAGGCCTATGCAGGACCGTTCTTCTCCTATTCTTTTCCGAATCAACAGTATTCGATCGGCGATCAACTCCGCCTAGGGGCAAGGTTCATCGAGTTAGACGTACACTACGTATTGGGTGCGCATTTTGCTAAAGACTTCTTACTTTGCCACGCCCAGGCGAGCGGGATAGGATGCAACGTATTCGATCGACCTGTAGGCAACGGTTTGGCGGAAATACAAAACTGGATCACTCAACCTCAAAACAGAAACGAGGTCCTGGTTTTATATTTTGAGGATTATCTAGACAATCGAGCCGATCAATTTTTAGGAATTGTAAGGAGTTACTTGGATCCTTACCTGCACCAATACAGCAGCGGATCCTGCGGAGACATACCTTCTCCGGACAATATGCCTAAATTAAAGGACTTAGTCGCTTCCAACCGTAGGATTCTACTGATGAGTAACAACTGCTATTCCGGAGCTTGGAATAACTATTTTAAGAGAATTTTCTTCGGTGATTATTCGATTCATCCTAAGGATTTTCGCGGATATCCTGACTGTAATTGGAGCCGTAGCACGTATGATTCCTCCATGACGAGAATCTATAACGACAGCACGAATTATTTCGGCATTTATGACGGCGCTAAAGAGACTGGTACATTTACGAATGCGAATATTCCCCAGATGCTTTCCTGCGGCATAAGCGTTTTCGGTATCGATCAATTTAATCCCGATTTTGCCAAACTAGGGCTTTGGTCCTGGGGTGTGGGAGAACCGAATAACTATAATAACAACGAGCATTGCGCGCAAATTCGGAGCGACGGTCGCTGGAATGATAATAACTGCAGTGCGGGTTTCCGCTACGCATGTAAGGACGGTAACGGCAATTGGGCGATCACAGACGATAGCGGAGTGTGGAGCAACGGTCGTAATGCCTGCTCTTCCCGTGGTTGGCAGTTCTCCGCTCCGCTAACTCCTTATGAAAGTACAAAGCTCCAAGAGGCTAAAAACTCCAAGGGAGCCTCCGATGTATGGGTCGATCTAACTGACCAATATCGGGAAGGTTATTGGGAAAGAGGTCGATAA
- a CDS encoding sensor histidine kinase: MNIEPSQVRYFVAQLCMFDITYSRKLILGFSVAALLIVAIGGAALSSNRILADAKSWESHAQEVILKLESISSSMKDSELANIRYQNTHNVIYLEDFRRSGEIVRTKIQDLRVLTADNPEQIENIQELESMAEKWTGLSDEILKPRSRDGLESWGEILGTIELMKRLEQRLFEVRGKNSELQVQISQGIIYTSIAFHLLLLALLFRILKAESIKRKDTESVLFEKKGLLELILNSMADGVVALDEEKRIFLHNARVMELVGDVPNNNTRWEDWIRSNGFSIAKETDAELFNHNGKQSNFFEMERSRFLLQGGKKIGSENHILEINSRTMKDRGGEKLGNVVLLSDVTERSDWERQIKDLNNELNKNLKKAEIANRELEAFSYSVSHDLRSPIRGIDGFTKILTEDYSAVLDAEGRRILGVIMDSAKIMGQLIDDLLAFYRVSKNEPKTDRLDMNRLVKDCIISMKQNGSISELEIKVEDLPYATGDTSMVKQVIFNLLSNASKYSSKVRNAMVRVGGVNGGNENTYFVQDNGVGFNSQYSHKLFKIFQRLHSPEEFEGTGIGLAIVERIVSRHGGRVWAEGETNRGATFYFTLPSGAEL; encoded by the coding sequence TTGAATATTGAACCTTCTCAGGTAAGATACTTCGTTGCTCAATTATGTATGTTTGATATAACTTATTCGAGAAAGTTAATCCTCGGTTTTTCTGTAGCTGCTTTGTTGATCGTCGCGATCGGTGGGGCGGCGTTATCCAGCAATCGAATCTTGGCGGATGCAAAGTCCTGGGAAAGTCATGCTCAGGAAGTTATTCTCAAATTGGAATCGATTTCTTCCAGTATGAAGGATTCGGAACTTGCTAACATTCGCTATCAAAACACGCATAACGTCATATACCTTGAGGATTTCCGACGATCGGGTGAGATTGTTCGGACGAAAATTCAGGATTTGCGGGTGTTAACCGCAGATAATCCGGAGCAAATCGAGAATATTCAAGAACTCGAATCAATGGCGGAAAAGTGGACCGGACTTTCGGATGAAATATTGAAACCCCGGAGTCGTGATGGCTTGGAATCCTGGGGAGAAATATTAGGAACCATTGAATTAATGAAAAGATTGGAGCAAAGGTTATTCGAAGTCCGCGGCAAAAACTCCGAACTTCAGGTGCAGATAAGCCAAGGGATTATTTATACCTCGATCGCATTTCATCTCCTCTTGCTTGCGTTATTATTCAGAATTTTAAAGGCGGAATCAATTAAGCGAAAAGACACCGAAAGCGTACTGTTTGAAAAAAAGGGCCTTCTCGAGCTGATATTGAATAGCATGGCGGACGGTGTCGTCGCGCTTGACGAAGAAAAAAGAATTTTTTTACACAATGCTCGAGTGATGGAGCTGGTCGGCGATGTTCCGAATAATAATACCCGCTGGGAAGACTGGATTCGAAGTAATGGATTTTCGATCGCAAAGGAGACCGATGCGGAACTCTTCAATCACAACGGGAAGCAATCCAATTTCTTCGAAATGGAAAGAAGCAGATTTTTACTTCAAGGAGGAAAGAAAATCGGTTCGGAAAATCATATTTTAGAAATAAATTCCAGAACGATGAAAGATCGAGGCGGCGAAAAGTTGGGAAACGTTGTTCTCTTATCCGACGTTACGGAACGATCCGACTGGGAACGTCAGATTAAGGATCTTAATAATGAACTTAATAAAAATCTAAAGAAGGCGGAAATTGCCAATCGTGAGCTAGAGGCATTTAGTTACTCCGTTTCCCACGATTTGCGGTCTCCAATTCGAGGAATAGACGGGTTCACTAAAATATTGACTGAAGATTATTCGGCAGTACTGGACGCGGAGGGTCGACGTATACTAGGCGTTATCATGGATAGCGCTAAAATCATGGGACAATTAATCGATGATTTGTTGGCTTTCTATAGAGTATCGAAAAACGAACCGAAAACGGATCGTCTGGACATGAATAGACTTGTGAAAGATTGCATCATCTCTATGAAACAAAATGGCTCGATTTCCGAACTGGAGATTAAAGTGGAAGATTTACCGTATGCGACGGGCGATACGTCCATGGTCAAACAAGTTATCTTTAACTTACTCTCTAACGCATCTAAATACTCTTCGAAAGTACGGAATGCGATGGTTAGAGTCGGCGGTGTAAACGGTGGCAATGAAAATACGTACTTCGTTCAGGACAATGGAGTCGGTTTTAATAGCCAGTATTCGCATAAACTTTTTAAAATATTTCAAAGACTTCATTCTCCCGAGGAATTCGAAGGGACGGGGATCGGTTTGGCAATTGTAGAAAGGATAGTTAGTAGACATGGAGGAAGAGTATGGGCAGAGGGAGAAACGAATCGAGGGGCAACGTTTTATTTTACGCTGCCGTCAGGAGCTGAATTATGA
- the lvrB gene encoding hybrid histidine kinase/response regulator LvrB, which yields MKPLKFLFLEDSPTDLELIQRELKKGGIEYIPVHVQDRATYLRAIFEEKPDFIFSDFSLPDFDGLSALSLAKESCPETPFIFVSGTYGEEAAIQTLTRGATDYVLKDRLVKLVPAFRRALRERDECEARLQAEKDKYDIEEQLRQSQKLEAMGFLAGAMAHEINNPIMTIIEYSKLVEMGEQDQDKIKRIASKIHNEAERISVMVKDLLRFARKEKGQYEKVDIRNTLIKMRSIVEQRIKMSNITLNLDISEDVSLVVCKEGQILQVLLNLANNSIDSLNQRKEGYYEDKQVTVSVKMVDLGNKPLVRITVEDTGLGIPPEIGRSIFNTFFTTKEADKGTGLGLSVSLSIVKEHGGYLSFESVPGEYTRFFLDLPGSF from the coding sequence ATGAAACCATTAAAATTTTTATTTTTAGAAGATTCGCCAACGGATTTGGAATTGATTCAACGCGAGTTGAAAAAAGGAGGAATTGAATATATTCCTGTACATGTTCAAGATAGGGCGACGTACTTAAGAGCGATTTTCGAGGAGAAACCGGACTTTATTTTTTCGGATTTTTCTCTCCCGGATTTTGACGGTCTCTCTGCTTTGTCTCTCGCAAAGGAAAGTTGTCCTGAGACTCCTTTTATATTCGTCTCGGGGACATACGGAGAGGAAGCTGCGATTCAAACTCTTACAAGGGGAGCGACGGATTACGTATTGAAAGATCGTCTTGTAAAATTAGTGCCGGCGTTTCGACGAGCCTTGAGGGAAAGAGACGAATGTGAAGCCCGGCTTCAGGCTGAGAAAGATAAATACGATATCGAAGAGCAGCTACGTCAAAGCCAGAAGTTAGAGGCAATGGGCTTCCTGGCCGGAGCGATGGCTCACGAAATAAATAATCCGATTATGACAATTATCGAGTATTCTAAACTCGTTGAAATGGGAGAGCAGGACCAAGATAAAATCAAGCGAATCGCTTCAAAGATTCATAATGAAGCCGAACGAATTTCGGTGATGGTTAAGGATTTGCTTCGATTTGCCCGAAAAGAAAAAGGGCAGTATGAAAAGGTCGATATAAGGAACACTCTGATTAAAATGCGATCGATCGTCGAGCAGCGGATTAAAATGAGTAATATAACTTTGAATTTGGATATCTCCGAAGATGTTTCTCTTGTCGTATGTAAGGAGGGGCAGATTCTGCAAGTGCTTCTGAATCTAGCGAATAATTCCATCGATTCCTTAAATCAGCGTAAGGAAGGATACTACGAGGATAAACAAGTGACGGTTTCGGTCAAAATGGTCGACCTTGGGAATAAGCCCTTGGTTAGAATTACTGTGGAAGACACCGGTTTAGGAATTCCTCCTGAAATCGGTCGGTCCATTTTCAATACTTTTTTCACGACGAAGGAAGCCGACAAAGGAACCGGCCTGGGATTATCCGTTAGTTTGAGCATCGTAAAAGAGCATGGAGGATATCTCTCGTTCGAAAGCGTTCCGGGTGAATACACTAGATTCTTTTTGGATTTGCCGGGATCATTCTAA
- a CDS encoding MBOAT family O-acyltransferase, with protein MNDFNPMLFNTFVFLLFFLVVYAIFLVLGGLAKKYPLAARGQNLWLLAASYFFYGWWDWIFLTLIILSTFVDYSAALGINGARTQTQKRIFLWFSILANLGILFTMKYFNFFADSFIHEWNTLSGLLGWDPVGGSNSLLLRSIVLPVGISFYTFQTMSYTIDVYRGQISAEKDFFDFALFVTYFPQLVAGPIERAGDLIPQLKKPKFPNSSILLEGIWDILLGYFLKVYVADNLGPLVDQVYFPNKEAYLAHSDHALGMGGGQVLSATLGFLIQIYCDFAGYSFIALGVSRFLGVQLTVNFETPEYSATPIELWTRWHVTLNRWFREYVYFPLGGSRTTRTKQIRNILLVFGLSGLWHGANWTFITWGLLNGIFTVIYMSILWNFPPIANAPEKPIWIRIPIAIGSRMLTFLLFALSAVGFRAYDTSHMLLLYSQIFSPWNLTDQVNGILSVGHYFWEMLRIALPLLIIDYFVYTRKDRYFILKKGPILQALVFILLFGTIILKGIFGKEVIYFAF; from the coding sequence ATGAACGACTTCAACCCGATGCTATTCAACACTTTCGTATTTTTACTCTTTTTTTTAGTCGTTTATGCAATCTTTTTGGTCTTGGGTGGTTTGGCCAAAAAATACCCTTTGGCTGCGAGAGGTCAAAATCTCTGGTTGCTAGCCGCATCCTATTTTTTTTACGGTTGGTGGGATTGGATTTTTCTTACCTTAATCATACTGAGCACCTTCGTAGATTATTCGGCTGCACTCGGAATTAACGGGGCACGAACTCAAACGCAAAAAAGGATATTTCTTTGGTTCTCGATCCTCGCCAATTTAGGTATCCTCTTCACGATGAAGTATTTCAACTTCTTTGCGGACAGCTTCATCCACGAGTGGAATACTCTCTCCGGCCTTTTGGGTTGGGATCCCGTTGGAGGAAGTAACTCGTTACTATTACGATCCATCGTATTGCCGGTAGGAATCAGTTTTTACACTTTCCAAACCATGTCTTATACGATCGACGTTTATAGAGGACAGATATCCGCAGAGAAAGACTTTTTTGATTTCGCGTTATTTGTTACTTACTTTCCGCAGCTTGTAGCCGGACCTATCGAACGCGCCGGCGACCTGATTCCTCAATTAAAGAAACCTAAATTTCCAAATTCCTCGATTTTATTGGAAGGAATTTGGGATATTCTGCTCGGTTATTTTCTGAAAGTTTATGTCGCGGATAATTTAGGACCTTTAGTCGATCAAGTTTACTTTCCAAACAAGGAAGCTTATTTAGCCCACTCCGATCACGCACTTGGAATGGGTGGCGGCCAAGTTCTTTCGGCCACTTTGGGATTTCTAATACAAATTTATTGCGACTTTGCCGGGTATTCTTTTATCGCATTGGGCGTATCCCGTTTCTTAGGAGTTCAATTAACCGTCAATTTCGAGACTCCGGAATATTCCGCGACTCCGATAGAGTTATGGACCCGATGGCACGTAACCTTAAATCGATGGTTTCGGGAATACGTTTATTTTCCGTTAGGCGGTAGTCGCACGACAAGAACAAAGCAAATTCGTAATATACTTCTCGTATTCGGTCTCTCGGGTCTTTGGCACGGCGCCAACTGGACGTTCATCACATGGGGACTCTTAAACGGTATTTTTACGGTGATCTATATGAGCATTTTATGGAATTTTCCTCCGATTGCGAATGCTCCCGAAAAACCGATTTGGATTCGAATCCCGATCGCGATCGGCAGCCGTATGCTTACTTTTTTACTATTTGCCTTAAGCGCCGTCGGCTTTCGCGCCTATGATACGAGTCACATGCTTTTGCTCTACTCCCAAATTTTTTCACCCTGGAATCTCACCGATCAAGTAAACGGAATATTGTCCGTCGGCCATTATTTCTGGGAGATGCTCAGAATCGCATTACCGCTCTTAATTATCGATTATTTCGTTTATACCCGAAAAGACAGATATTTCATTTTAAAGAAAGGGCCGATTTTACAAGCCCTGGTTTTCATTTTATTGTTCGGAACGATCA
- a CDS encoding response regulator produces MSGSGNFEILYAEDNPNDAELTMRGFKKNNLINNVIHVRDGEEALDFLYCKGKYSARIANESPLFVLLDLKMPKVDGLEVLRTMKGDDNLKMIPVVMLTSSSEERDIVESYKLGVNSYIVKPVEFEKLVITVAEIGQYWCILNKSVS; encoded by the coding sequence ATGAGCGGTTCCGGAAATTTTGAGATTCTTTACGCAGAGGATAATCCGAATGACGCGGAGCTTACCATGCGCGGATTCAAAAAGAATAATCTGATTAATAACGTGATTCATGTCAGAGACGGGGAAGAGGCCTTAGATTTCCTATATTGCAAAGGAAAGTATTCGGCAAGAATCGCAAACGAATCCCCTTTATTCGTATTACTAGATTTAAAAATGCCTAAAGTTGACGGCCTCGAAGTGCTTCGAACTATGAAGGGCGACGACAATTTAAAAATGATTCCGGTAGTCATGCTTACTTCCTCGTCCGAAGAAAGGGATATAGTAGAAAGTTATAAATTAGGTGTGAACAGTTATATCGTTAAACCGGTCGAATTTGAAAAACTTGTGATCACTGTAGCGGAAATAGGACAATATTGGTGTATATTAAACAAGTCGGTGTCCTGA
- a CDS encoding SpoIIE family protein phosphatase, which yields MNSIFLNFYAFGSILAAFFCLYVTFFFLTIKDGSKAAFHLGLCCLSSFFHHIGYIWGFISYDESTIFHRWIVVAGPLISFTQLVAFFIYFPAPRTRGLKIGLSFYALLHLGVLAVTVWYVTISLGATRTFVAGSHYWDFETHGFYKYFSIIILFYDVSYLVIALWKAVVEKGKERRSVIYILLAYIVITVLPGILNAMSRDGSVSRATYQQSFDAGMVIGMFLILIVYVNATKERTTILSRIVGISLATFAVCYLLAGYSILEGYEEAYDESKNKDTVLTVMNNRSPQGLAYVLSFDPDSGKFEIEKGSKDPRFNSEDNLETKFFRIRNQLINVGSGSSSERSTRIDSILKSAPGEFSAYAEGLRAFLRSKPGSSDSDIATYFRSTNEKLNIIRSKFSHLSDRRDSQAIRKLFSSETIGVSETLAIVRNKASAAIQEGKSEAEISKIVFSFLSPIHEEGKRVYRGTRLFKPGDPTPQFYLAYYFSNPRNGKIYEVGYDYRDYRVFQNKPAMVLVISLVGMVLVVVVGFQFFFRNALVLPMDEIVTGLREVNSGNLNYRLVPRVEDEIGFMARSFNRMARSIQAGRKRLEQYADELEEKVKERTSELEQTLGEVRELKQQQDGDYFLTSLLIKPLGSNKAVSENVRVDFFVEQKKKFTFRRFEDEIGGDLNISNHIRLRDRSYTIFLNADAMGKSMQGAGGALVLGAVCESIIERTRMAASMRELSPERWLKNAFTELHKVFESFDGSMLVSTVLGLIDDESGVLYYINAEHPWTVLYRDGIASFIEDDLMFRKLGTTGLDGRIYVKTFQLEPGDVIIAGSDGRDDILIGTEQDGSRIINDDELLFLRKVEQGKGELKSIYLAITSHGMLTDDLSMIRLSFKEADQNVKDNEKAQRERVLEFLRQAKERANNKDIKEALSFLEEADMIDSRIPEVKKNFVRLFIKMKNYPKAVLYAEDYLNLKPVDKEILYVASFAARKAGDLGKAQDFGERLYLREPEHLKNLINLAQTYVALKNYQRALKMTVAALILDPENEIILKIRDVLNGLSGKHKVEDREN from the coding sequence ATGAATTCTATTTTTTTAAACTTTTATGCGTTCGGTTCGATCCTTGCGGCCTTCTTCTGTTTGTATGTCACCTTTTTCTTTCTTACGATTAAGGACGGAAGCAAGGCGGCCTTCCATCTAGGTCTGTGTTGCCTATCCTCATTTTTCCATCATATCGGTTATATTTGGGGTTTTATTTCCTATGACGAAAGTACGATCTTCCATCGATGGATAGTCGTCGCGGGTCCTTTGATCAGTTTTACCCAGCTTGTCGCTTTCTTCATATACTTTCCCGCACCTAGAACCAGGGGATTGAAAATAGGTTTAAGCTTTTATGCTTTACTTCATTTGGGTGTGTTAGCGGTAACCGTTTGGTATGTCACGATATCACTGGGGGCTACTCGCACTTTCGTAGCTGGGAGTCATTATTGGGATTTTGAAACACACGGATTTTATAAATATTTTTCGATCATTATCCTTTTTTACGATGTCTCCTATCTGGTGATCGCCTTGTGGAAAGCGGTTGTCGAGAAAGGGAAAGAAAGACGATCCGTAATATACATTCTGTTGGCTTATATCGTAATCACGGTCTTGCCGGGTATACTCAACGCGATGAGTCGCGACGGTTCCGTTTCCCGAGCCACTTATCAACAATCCTTTGATGCCGGAATGGTAATCGGGATGTTCTTGATTCTTATCGTTTATGTGAACGCAACCAAGGAACGAACGACGATTTTGAGCAGGATTGTGGGAATTTCTTTGGCGACCTTTGCCGTCTGCTATCTGTTAGCCGGTTATTCCATTTTGGAAGGGTATGAAGAAGCATACGACGAGAGTAAAAATAAAGATACCGTTTTAACGGTGATGAATAACCGATCTCCTCAAGGATTGGCATACGTCCTTTCATTCGATCCCGATTCGGGTAAATTCGAAATTGAAAAAGGATCGAAAGACCCGCGATTCAATTCGGAAGATAATCTAGAGACTAAATTTTTCAGAATTCGAAATCAGTTGATAAACGTAGGTTCGGGCTCTTCTTCGGAAAGGTCGACTCGTATCGATTCCATTTTAAAATCCGCTCCGGGAGAATTTTCCGCGTATGCCGAAGGTTTACGCGCATTTTTGAGATCGAAACCGGGCTCTTCCGATTCCGATATCGCGACTTATTTTCGCAGCACAAATGAGAAGCTGAATATTATAAGAAGTAAATTTTCTCATCTGTCGGATCGCAGAGACTCTCAGGCTATCCGGAAATTGTTTTCCTCCGAAACGATCGGGGTTTCGGAAACTTTGGCGATCGTGCGCAACAAGGCCTCGGCGGCTATACAGGAAGGAAAGAGCGAAGCGGAAATCTCTAAAATCGTATTCTCTTTCCTCTCTCCGATTCATGAGGAAGGAAAAAGAGTTTATCGAGGAACTCGGCTATTCAAACCGGGAGATCCTACACCGCAATTTTATCTCGCTTATTATTTCTCGAATCCGAGAAACGGAAAAATTTACGAGGTGGGCTACGACTATCGGGATTACAGGGTTTTCCAAAACAAGCCGGCGATGGTTTTAGTGATTTCCTTAGTCGGCATGGTACTTGTAGTCGTTGTCGGTTTTCAGTTTTTCTTCAGGAATGCCCTTGTTTTGCCTATGGACGAGATTGTAACGGGCCTCCGGGAAGTTAATTCAGGAAACTTAAATTACCGGCTGGTTCCCCGCGTGGAGGACGAAATCGGATTTATGGCCAGATCGTTCAACCGAATGGCTCGGAGTATTCAGGCAGGCAGAAAGCGTTTAGAACAATACGCGGATGAATTGGAAGAAAAAGTAAAGGAGAGGACGAGCGAACTAGAGCAAACTTTAGGCGAAGTGCGCGAGCTAAAGCAGCAGCAAGACGGAGATTATTTCTTAACGTCCCTTTTGATCAAACCTCTCGGATCGAACAAGGCGGTTTCCGAAAATGTGAGAGTGGATTTTTTTGTTGAACAAAAGAAAAAATTCACCTTTAGGCGGTTCGAAGATGAAATAGGCGGTGATTTGAATATCTCGAATCATATTCGGTTGCGCGATCGATCCTATACGATTTTTCTAAACGCGGACGCGATGGGAAAATCGATGCAAGGAGCGGGTGGCGCTCTCGTTTTGGGCGCAGTTTGCGAGTCGATCATAGAAAGGACGAGGATGGCGGCTTCTATGAGGGAGCTATCGCCGGAACGTTGGTTAAAGAACGCATTTACTGAATTGCATAAGGTGTTCGAAAGTTTCGACGGTTCCATGCTGGTATCTACCGTATTGGGACTCATCGACGACGAATCAGGCGTATTATATTATATTAATGCAGAGCATCCATGGACGGTGTTATACCGCGACGGCATTGCAAGTTTCATCGAAGATGATTTGATGTTTCGAAAACTCGGTACGACGGGACTCGACGGCCGGATATATGTTAAGACTTTCCAATTGGAACCTGGGGATGTGATCATCGCCGGCTCGGACGGTAGAGACGATATCCTTATCGGTACCGAGCAGGACGGTTCGAGAATCATCAACGACGACGAACTATTATTTCTCAGAAAAGTCGAGCAGGGGAAAGGGGAACTAAAATCCATCTACCTTGCGATCACTTCGCATGGAATGTTAACGGACGACCTATCGATGATCAGATTATCGTTTAAGGAAGCCGATCAGAATGTTAAGGACAATGAGAAAGCGCAACGAGAAAGGGTTTTGGAATTTTTACGACAAGCAAAGGAAAGAGCCAATAATAAGGACATAAAGGAAGCTTTATCGTTTTTGGAAGAGGCGGATATGATCGACAGCCGTATTCCTGAAGTAAAAAAGAATTTCGTTAGATTGTTTATAAAAATGAAGAATTATCCGAAAGCGGTTTTATATGCGGAAGATTATCTAAATCTAAAACCGGTCGATAAGGAAATACTATATGTGGCGTCTTTTGCGGCTAGAAAGGCAGGAGACCTGGGAAAAGCCCAGGATTTTGGGGAGAGATTGTATTTAAGAGAACCCGAACATCTTAAAAATTTAATTAATTTGGCTCAAACCTATGTTGCCCTTAAAAACTACCAAAGGGCATTAAAAATGACCGTTGCGGCGCTAATTCTGGATCCTGAAAACGAAATCATATTAAAAATAAGAGATGTATTAAACGGTCTATCCGGAAAACATAAAGTTGAAGATCGGGAAAATTAA